One Triplophysa rosa linkage group LG21, Trosa_1v2, whole genome shotgun sequence DNA segment encodes these proteins:
- the LOC130571801 gene encoding transcription factor HES-5-like has product MAPTVSAARINTAGQISLTNKLRKPIVEKIRRERINSSIEKLKSLLSEEFLKQQPDSRQEKAEILEMTVDFLRRQQQKSHNLSTCSPAASEGSSRCVQESVNFLSQCQVQTQSHRRLLKLFLNMQPSTEKNTRVPSQLNSPACQTNSTEKTPACCQLWRPW; this is encoded by the exons ATGGCACCTACAGTCAGTGCAGCGAGGATCAACACTGCTGGACAAATTTCACTCACAAATAAG CTGAGAAAGCCAATAGTGGAGAAGATCCGCAGAGAACGTATCAACAGCAGCATCGAGAAGCTCAAGTCTCTTCTGAGTGAAGAGTTCCTGAAGCAACAGCCCGACTCCAGACAGGAGAAAGCTGAAATCCTGGAGATGACGGTTGATTTCTTGAGACGACAGCAGCAGAAGTCACACAATCTGTCCACCTGCTCTCCGGCAGCTAGTGAGGGTTCCTCCAGATGTGTTCAGGAGAGCGTCAACTTTCTGTCTCAGTGTCAAGTGCAGACTCAGTCCCACAGAAGACTGCTGAAGCTCTTCCTCAACATGCAGCCGTCCACAGAGAAGAACACACGTGTCCCGTCTCAACTCAATTCACCAGCCTGTCAGACCAACAGCACAGAGAAAACTCCAGCCTGCTGTCAACTCTGGAGACCCTGGTAG
- the her12 gene encoding hairy-related 12 has protein sequence MAPHSNTLSTFDHLRFNDRDKIKLRKPIVEKMRRDRINSCIDQLKGLLEKEFHSRDPNTKLEKADILEMTVSFLRQQLSGELAQRDYDEGFSNCWRASVHFLSLHSPGGGSGRELQHFHNAQQARSAMSSTPPASSKAGLQQADSRSPVWRPW, from the exons ATGGCTCCCCATTCAAATACACTCTCCACTTTTGACCATCTACGTTTCAATGACAGGGACAAAATTAAG CTGAGGAAACCAATTGTCGAGAAGATGCGCAGGGACCGCATCAACAGCTGCATCGACCAGCTCAAAGGTCTCCTGGAGAAGGAGTTCCACAGTCGAGACCCTAACACCAAACTCGAGAAGGCTGATATTCTGGAGATGACAGTCAGCTTTCTAAGACAGCAGCTCTCGGGAGAGCTTGCACAGAGGGATTATGATGAAGGTTTCTCTAACTGCTGGCGAGCATCTGTCCACTTTCTCAGTCTTCACTCTCCTGGAGGAGGATCTGGCCGGGAGCTCCAGCATTTCCACAACGCCCAGCAAGCAAGATCAGCTATGAGCTCCACTCCTCCAGCATCCTCTAAAGCCGGTCTACAACAGGCTGATTCCAGGAGTCCCGTCTGGAGACCCTGGTAG
- the LOC130571800 gene encoding transcription factor HES-5-like, protein MAPTVSAARINTAGQISLTNKPRKPIVEKIRRERINSSIEKLKSLLSEEFLKQQPDSRQEKAEILEMTVDFLRRQQQKSHNLSTCSPAASEGSSRCVQESVNFLSQCQVQTQSHRRLLKLFLNMQPSTEKNTRVPTQLNSPACQTNNTEKTPACCQLWRPW, encoded by the exons ATGGCACCTACAGTCAGTGCAGCGAGGATCAACACTGCTGGACAAATTTCACTCACAAATAAG CCGAGAAAGCCAATAGTGGAGAAGATCCGCAGAGAACGTATCAACAGCAGCATCGAGAAGCTCAAGTCTCTTCTGAGTGAAGAGTTCCTGAAGCAACAGCCCGACTCCAGACAGGAGAAAGCTGAAATCCTGGAGATGACGGTTGATTTCTTGAGACGACAGCAGCAGAAGTCACACAATCTGTCCACCTGCTCTCCGGCAGCTAGTGAGGGTTCCTCCAGATGTGTACAGGAGAGCGTCAACTTTCTGTCTCAGTGTCAAGTGCAGACTCAGTCCCACAGAAGACTGCTGAAGCTCTTCCTCAACATGCAGCCGTCCACAGAGAAGAACACACGTGTCCCGACTCAACTCAATTCACCAGCCTGTCAGACCAACAACACAGAGAAAACTCCAGCCTGCTGTCAACTCTGGAGACCCTGGTAG
- the LOC130571798 gene encoding transcription factor HES-5-like — protein MAPTVSAARINTAGQISLTNKPRKPIVEKIRRERINSSIEKLKSLLSEEFLKQQPDSRQEKAEILEMTVDFLRRQQQKSHNLSTCSPAASEGSSRCVQESVNFLSQCQVQTQSHRRLLKLFLNMQPSTEKNTRVPSQLNSPACQTNSTEKTPACCQLWRPW, from the exons ATGGCACCTACAGTCAGTGCAGCGAGGATCAACACTGCTGGACAAATTTCACTCACAAATAAG CCGAGAAAGCCAATAGTGGAGAAGATCCGCAGAGAACGTATCAACAGCAGCATCGAGAAGCTCAAGTCTCTTCTGAGTGAAGAGTTCCTGAAGCAACAGCCCGACTCCAGACAGGAGAAAGCTGAAATCCTGGAGATGACGGTTGATTTCTTGAGACGACAGCAGCAGAAGTCACACAATCTGTCCACCTGCTCTCCGGCAGCTAGTGAGGGTTCCTCCAGATGTGTTCAGGAGAGCGTCAACTTTCTGTCTCAGTGTCAAGTGCAGACTCAGTCCCACAGAAGACTGCTGAAGCTCTTCCTCAACATGCAGCCGTCCACAGAGAAGAACACACGTGTCCCGTCTCAACTCAATTCACCAGCCTGTCAGACCAACAGCACAGAGAAAACTCCAGCCTGCTGTCAACTCTGGAGACCCTGGTAG